The proteins below are encoded in one region of Methanofollis aquaemaris:
- a CDS encoding EVE domain-containing protein gives MTCWIAVSEEDKWETIREKMVWAVAQRHADTISKVELGDRLLVYIHDLEEPSFLGAFEIASELYINRIPLFSGTEEGYPLRVKLKPAAAFQGPIQVAPLAKELKVLKNIDNWRDELAAQAMRAIPDEDYSRILAASVVPVR, from the coding sequence ATGACCTGCTGGATTGCTGTCTCTGAAGAAGATAAATGGGAGACTATCAGGGAAAAGATGGTCTGGGCGGTCGCCCAGCGTCACGCCGACACGATCAGCAAGGTAGAACTCGGCGACCGTCTCCTTGTCTATATCCATGACCTGGAAGAGCCTTCCTTTCTCGGGGCCTTTGAGATCGCGTCCGAACTCTATATCAATCGGATCCCGCTTTTCTCCGGGACCGAGGAGGGCTATCCGCTCAGGGTCAAACTCAAACCTGCTGCGGCTTTTCAGGGGCCGATTCAGGTCGCTCCTCTTGCAAAAGAACTGAAAGTGCTCAAAAACATTGACAACTGGCGAGACGAACTCGCTGCCCAGGCGATGCGGGCGATCCCTGACGAAGACTACTCGCGGATTCTCGCCGCCTCAGTTGTTCCGGTGAGATAG
- the crcB gene encoding fluoride efflux transporter CrcB, producing the protein MQTWIIVGIGGFIGAVLRYFTSGWLQGSVGTFPVGTLGVNVIGSFFIGVVMYLSEYGGVFDMETRIFLTLGILGAFTTMSTFSYESFRLLEQQAFGLFALNLLATITLTLLAVWAGKIGAGYLVEAAL; encoded by the coding sequence ATGCAGACTTGGATTATTGTGGGTATCGGTGGATTTATCGGGGCGGTGCTTCGATACTTCACCAGCGGCTGGCTGCAGGGGAGCGTCGGCACATTTCCCGTCGGCACCCTCGGCGTCAACGTGATCGGGAGTTTTTTCATCGGGGTTGTCATGTATCTCTCCGAATATGGGGGCGTATTTGACATGGAGACCAGGATCTTCCTGACCCTCGGCATACTCGGAGCGTTTACGACGATGTCGACATTCAGTTACGAGTCGTTCCGGCTCCTTGAACAGCAGGCATTCGGGCTGTTCGCTCTCAACCTGCTTGCCACCATTACCCTGACCCTTCTTGCCGTCTGGGCAGGGAAGATCGGGGCCGGGTATCTTGTGGAGGCTGCGCTATGA
- a CDS encoding inositol-3-phosphate synthase, with the protein MDRIKIAIVGVGNCASSLIQGIEYYRNHMDQDAIGLMHREIGGYAPGDIEVVAAFDIDARKVGGDIAEAIFAPPNCTKVFCPEIPKIGKVVRMGRVLDGCSAHMTHYPEARTFVPAQEPEATKEEIVAELKASGAEILLNYLPVGSEQAATFYAGCALEAGVALINNMPVFIASDPEWSERFRARGIPIIGDDVKAQLGATITHRTLADLFAKRGVVLDRTYQLNTGGNTDFLNMLNHERLASKRVSKTEAVQSVLPHPLKDENIHIGPSDYVPWQNDNKVCFLRMEGRIFGDVPMNLELRLSVEDSPNSGGVVIDAIRCCKLALERGIGGVLVSPSSFFMKHPPEQYPDDEAYAMTEEFIAGRRQV; encoded by the coding sequence ATGGATCGGATAAAAATAGCCATCGTCGGGGTCGGGAACTGTGCGTCTTCCCTCATCCAGGGGATCGAGTATTACCGGAACCATATGGATCAGGACGCGATCGGGCTGATGCATCGCGAGATCGGCGGCTATGCGCCGGGCGACATCGAGGTCGTCGCCGCCTTCGACATCGACGCCCGCAAGGTGGGCGGAGATATCGCGGAGGCGATCTTCGCCCCGCCGAACTGCACGAAGGTCTTCTGCCCGGAGATCCCAAAGATCGGCAAGGTGGTCAGGATGGGGCGGGTTCTCGACGGGTGCTCAGCACATATGACGCACTACCCCGAGGCCCGAACCTTTGTCCCCGCCCAGGAACCTGAGGCGACGAAGGAGGAGATCGTGGCCGAACTGAAGGCATCGGGTGCGGAGATCCTCCTCAACTATCTCCCGGTCGGTTCAGAACAGGCGGCCACGTTCTATGCCGGGTGCGCCCTCGAAGCCGGGGTGGCCCTCATCAACAATATGCCGGTCTTCATTGCGAGCGATCCGGAATGGTCCGAGCGGTTCAGGGCCCGCGGGATCCCGATCATCGGCGACGACGTCAAGGCACAACTCGGGGCGACGATCACCCATCGGACCCTTGCTGACCTCTTTGCAAAACGGGGCGTCGTCCTCGACCGGACCTACCAGCTCAACACCGGGGGGAACACCGACTTTCTTAATATGCTCAACCATGAGCGTCTTGCCTCGAAGAGAGTCTCAAAGACTGAGGCGGTCCAGTCGGTCCTTCCCCACCCCCTCAAGGACGAGAACATCCATATCGGGCCGAGTGACTATGTCCCCTGGCAAAACGACAACAAAGTCTGTTTCCTGCGGATGGAAGGCCGCATCTTCGGCGATGTCCCGATGAACCTCGAACTCCGCCTCTCGGTCGAGGACTCTCCGAACTCAGGCGGGGTGGTCATCGACGCGATCAGGTGCTGCAAACTCGCTCTTGAGCGGGGTATCGGTGGGGTGCTTGTCTCGCCGTCTTCGTTCTTTATGAAGCACCCGCCGGAACAATATCCCGACGACGAGGCATATGCGATGACCGAGGAGTTCATCGCCGGGCGGCGGCAGGTTTGA
- a CDS encoding DUF190 domain-containing protein: MKLEKNAKAVLLRIYIGESDRYEGKPLYRYLVELFRKEGFYGTTVLRGITGFGMTSRIHSHSILRLSTDLPVVVEVVDSREKIEQIKPALEEIISGGLVTEEEVTICFYRSDEDEA, encoded by the coding sequence ATGAAGTTGGAAAAAAATGCAAAGGCTGTGCTGCTCAGGATTTACATTGGTGAATCCGATCGATATGAGGGCAAACCCCTCTATCGTTATCTTGTGGAACTGTTCAGGAAAGAGGGATTTTACGGGACGACGGTCCTGCGCGGGATCACCGGGTTTGGGATGACCAGCAGGATCCACAGTCATTCGATCCTCAGGCTCTCCACCGACCTGCCGGTCGTCGTCGAGGTGGTGGACTCGCGCGAGAAGATCGAGCAGATCAAACCGGCCCTCGAAGAGATCATCAGCGGTGGGCTGGTCACCGAGGAGGAGGTCACCATCTGCTTCTATCGCAGCGACGAGGACGAGGCGTGA
- a CDS encoding AMP-binding protein, which yields MHDAEHTYQTYEDVYASYHPEVPEFFNFGFDVVDMWAEKDRNRLAMIWADQEGHERNYTFRHLMNLSNQAANMLLKYGINKGDRVIIMLHRIPEWWIFAIAAIKLGAVFCPCPTMLTPKDLEYRVNAGKFKMVITDTENAWKVDEICAECPSLVSRFLVDGEMPGWISYPIELTYPAPASTVFVRLPGMRKTRAVDPMLIFFTSGTTGEPKMVLHNQAYPIGHIVTGKFWLDIKQNDLHFTLADTGWGKCAWGKFFGPWMQGACTLIFDIRGKFKATELLPVLEKYEVTSFCAPPTVYRMLILADLEKFDLSQLRHCVSAGEPLNPEVIRAWEKGTDQTIYEGYGQTETVLCVGTFPCMEPKLGSMGRPSPGWQVELHDDEGKPVPTGEEGRIAIRAEPRPPGMFMEYFANPTANEESFQDGWYYTGDKAYMDEDGYFWFVGRDDDVIKSSGYRVGPFEVESALMEHPAVQECAVVGSPDIIRGMIIKAFVVLAPGFEPSDVLIKELQKFVKRMTAPYKYPRAIEFVEDLPKTISGKIKRNVLRELELERHNSQGGEEKE from the coding sequence ATGCACGACGCCGAGCATACATACCAAACCTACGAGGACGTCTATGCCTCCTATCACCCGGAGGTGCCGGAGTTCTTCAACTTCGGCTTTGACGTCGTCGACATGTGGGCAGAGAAAGACCGCAACAGGCTTGCGATGATCTGGGCCGACCAGGAAGGGCATGAGAGGAACTACACCTTCCGCCACCTGATGAACCTCTCCAATCAGGCGGCAAACATGCTTCTCAAGTACGGCATTAACAAGGGCGACCGGGTCATCATCATGCTCCACCGCATTCCTGAGTGGTGGATCTTCGCCATAGCGGCCATTAAGCTCGGCGCTGTTTTCTGTCCCTGTCCGACAATGCTCACTCCCAAGGATCTGGAGTACCGGGTCAATGCCGGCAAGTTCAAGATGGTCATCACCGACACCGAGAACGCCTGGAAGGTCGACGAGATCTGTGCGGAATGTCCCTCGCTCGTCTCCCGTTTCCTGGTGGACGGGGAGATGCCGGGCTGGATCAGTTACCCCATCGAACTCACCTATCCGGCCCCGGCCTCCACCGTCTTCGTCCGTCTCCCGGGCATGAGGAAGACCCGAGCGGTCGACCCGATGCTCATCTTCTTCACTTCAGGGACGACCGGCGAGCCGAAGATGGTCCTCCACAACCAGGCCTACCCGATCGGCCACATCGTCACCGGAAAGTTCTGGCTCGATATCAAACAAAACGATCTCCACTTCACCCTTGCGGACACCGGATGGGGCAAGTGCGCGTGGGGCAAGTTCTTCGGTCCCTGGATGCAGGGGGCCTGCACCCTCATCTTCGATATCCGCGGCAAGTTCAAGGCGACCGAACTCCTGCCGGTCCTGGAAAAATATGAAGTCACAAGTTTCTGCGCACCACCGACGGTGTACCGGATGCTCATCCTCGCAGACCTGGAGAAGTTCGACCTCTCGCAGTTGCGTCACTGCGTCAGTGCGGGCGAACCTCTCAACCCCGAAGTGATCAGGGCCTGGGAGAAGGGGACCGATCAGACGATCTACGAGGGTTACGGCCAGACCGAGACGGTGCTCTGCGTCGGCACGTTCCCGTGCATGGAGCCAAAACTCGGATCGATGGGCAGGCCCTCGCCCGGATGGCAGGTCGAACTCCATGACGACGAGGGCAAACCGGTCCCGACAGGCGAGGAAGGACGGATCGCGATCAGGGCTGAGCCCAGACCTCCCGGCATGTTCATGGAATATTTTGCCAACCCGACCGCAAACGAGGAGTCCTTCCAGGACGGTTGGTATTACACCGGCGACAAGGCCTACATGGACGAAGACGGCTACTTCTGGTTTGTCGGCCGTGACGACGATGTGATCAAGAGTTCGGGCTACCGCGTCGGACCCTTCGAGGTCGAATCGGCCCTGATGGAACACCCGGCGGTGCAGGAGTGTGCCGTCGTCGGGTCACCCGACATAATCCGCGGGATGATCATCAAGGCATTTGTCGTCCTGGCGCCGGGTTTCGAGCCATCGGACGTCCTCATCAAGGAACTCCAGAAGTTTGTGAAGCGGATGACCGCCCCGTACAAATACCCGCGGGCCATCGAGTTTGTCGAGGATCTCCCCAAGACCATCTCGGGCAAGATCAAGCGGAACGTCCTGCGCGAACTCGAACTCGAACGGCACAACAGTCAGGGCGGCGAGGAGAAAGAGTGA
- a CDS encoding methyltransferase domain-containing protein → MKLLFELSGEHPTLPFVELECVGRVIDRRTRVAVAECPDPAATNRLALTHTVMEYLGECEPTADALVALLDDLAIETDRPFAARVKVVDGSADHPPQLTLERLIGSHIRGPVSLKSPEIIFRAVISEDRCFFGRVLVGGLRSTYEERSPITRPFFHPGVMMPRMARAMVNLSLVMPGEVMYDPFCGTGGMLEEGRLVGARVFGSDVDLFMVRGAEQNVPPAGLLVADATALPVGDASVDAVVTDLPYGQSVCIKAESLNWLYEGSLTEIKRVLKDGRRAVVIAHRDIREIAGRHFTILQYHEQRVHKSLTRRVLVLEKDATD, encoded by the coding sequence ATGAAACTGCTCTTTGAGCTCTCAGGGGAACACCCGACCCTCCCCTTCGTCGAACTGGAATGTGTGGGCCGGGTCATTGACCGGCGGACCAGAGTGGCAGTGGCTGAGTGCCCCGATCCGGCGGCGACCAACCGACTGGCCCTCACCCATACGGTGATGGAATACCTCGGCGAGTGCGAACCGACCGCCGACGCCCTCGTCGCCCTCCTCGACGACCTGGCGATCGAGACCGACCGTCCCTTCGCCGCGCGGGTCAAAGTAGTCGACGGCAGCGCCGACCATCCTCCCCAACTCACCCTGGAGCGACTGATCGGGAGCCATATCCGCGGCCCGGTCTCGCTGAAATCGCCGGAGATCATCTTCAGAGCGGTCATATCAGAGGACCGGTGCTTTTTCGGCCGCGTCCTCGTGGGGGGGCTTCGCAGCACCTACGAGGAGAGGAGTCCGATCACCAGGCCCTTCTTCCACCCCGGCGTCATGATGCCGAGGATGGCGCGGGCGATGGTGAACCTCTCGCTCGTCATGCCCGGCGAGGTGATGTACGACCCCTTCTGCGGGACCGGCGGGATGCTTGAGGAAGGGCGACTGGTCGGGGCCAGGGTGTTCGGGAGCGATGTCGACCTCTTCATGGTCAGGGGAGCAGAGCAGAACGTACCTCCCGCCGGCCTCCTCGTTGCCGACGCCACCGCCCTCCCGGTCGGCGACGCCTCGGTCGATGCCGTGGTGACCGACCTGCCGTACGGCCAGTCGGTCTGCATCAAGGCCGAGAGTCTGAACTGGCTGTATGAAGGATCTCTCACCGAGATCAAGCGGGTGCTCAAAGACGGTCGTCGGGCGGTCGTCATCGCCCACCGCGATATCAGAGAGATCGCCGGTCGCCACTTCACCATCCTGCAATATCACGAACAGCGGGTGCACAAGAGCCTCACTCGTCGGGTTCTGGTGCTTGAGAAGGATGCAACAGACTGA
- a CDS encoding alpha/beta fold hydrolase has translation MHNLRRYGERPYSIAVVHGGPGAAGEMAPVARELSSVGGVLEPLQTATTLDGQVEELKGVLESEGDSPVTLIGFSWGAWLAWIVAARYPSIVKKLILVGSGPFEGGYVGEIMRTRLRRLGDDEREEVLSLMKVLNGRAAGDRDITLARFGSLLSGVDAYDPLPHDDEALECRYEVYQRVWEEADALRSSGKLLKLGERIRCPVVAIHGDYDPHPFAGTDIPLSRILRNFRFVLLERCGHRPWIERHAKDRFYDVLKNETREESGHRIALSK, from the coding sequence ATGCACAACCTGAGACGATATGGTGAGAGGCCGTATTCCATCGCGGTCGTCCACGGCGGCCCCGGTGCGGCCGGGGAGATGGCGCCGGTTGCCCGTGAACTTTCGTCTGTGGGGGGCGTCCTGGAACCCCTCCAGACGGCGACCACCCTCGACGGGCAGGTCGAGGAGTTGAAGGGCGTTCTGGAGAGCGAAGGAGATTCACCCGTCACCTTGATCGGCTTTTCCTGGGGTGCATGGCTTGCATGGATCGTTGCCGCCCGGTATCCTTCAATCGTGAAGAAACTCATTCTCGTCGGGAGCGGACCATTTGAAGGGGGCTATGTCGGAGAGATTATGAGGACCAGACTCCGGAGGCTCGGTGATGATGAGAGGGAGGAAGTTCTCTCGTTGATGAAAGTTCTGAACGGTCGGGCCGCCGGGGACCGTGATATCACTCTGGCCAGATTCGGGTCGCTCCTCTCCGGAGTCGACGCATATGACCCCCTGCCCCATGACGATGAGGCTCTGGAGTGCCGGTATGAGGTCTATCAACGAGTCTGGGAGGAGGCCGATGCGTTGAGGAGCAGCGGGAAATTGCTGAAACTGGGAGAGCGGATCCGGTGTCCGGTCGTCGCCATCCATGGCGATTATGACCCGCATCCCTTTGCAGGGACAGATATTCCCCTCTCCCGAATTCTCAGAAACTTTCGGTTCGTCCTGTTGGAGAGATGCGGCCACCGCCCCTGGATCGAGCGGCATGCGAAAGACCGATTTTACGATGTCCTGAAAAACGAGACCCGGGAAGAATCAGGGCATCGGATTGCCCTGTCCAAATGA
- a CDS encoding SLC13 family permease, with translation MAERFRIAVTAVILLLALAWLGLVTPAQAVSGFGSNAAVSMAGVMVLGYGIDRVGMMHRLSQFLMVGGAGWSGASL, from the coding sequence ATGGCCGAGCGGTTCAGGATCGCCGTCACCGCCGTCATCCTCCTGCTCGCTCTTGCGTGGCTGGGACTGGTCACGCCGGCCCAGGCCGTCTCGGGGTTTGGGAGCAATGCCGCCGTCTCGATGGCAGGCGTGATGGTCCTCGGGTACGGGATCGACCGGGTGGGGATGATGCACCGGCTCTCCCAGTTCCTCATGGTTGGGGGGGCGGGTTGGAGCGGTGCCTCTTTGTGA
- the mmp10 gene encoding methyl coenzyme M reductase-arginine methyltransferase Mmp10 (Mmp10 (methanogenesis marker protein 10) is a cobalamin-requiring radical SAM methyltransferase that creates the methylarginine modification to methyl coenzyme M reductase.), protein MAQLTVDIGGRPGVDCRGFCEYCYFKHVGDVAPFGCQYCPPFKVGCDYCTRGVKEQYSGFKSLSTVADDILANLQMLTDDISRVTISGGGDPSCYPAFTDLVELLGSMEAPLHIGYTSGKGFDDPGVADVLIENGLTEVSYTIFSADPALRRRYMHDPTPEVSLEVMRRLCEEIDVYAAAVVIPGINDGKKLEETCSWLEDAGAKGLILMRFANTTEQGLILGNAPVIEGQRVDTVEAFRDQVTALAGAHALKISGTPLWDPEIGSPFAILKEPDLLAKLPRVRRRATVVSGSVATPYVQQVLDACGGGCRVVATPQEIACLITRDDLAALDLASLEEAVVIPGRAFVHDREATKVLSRDGVARTVVRGPEMLTADAETSMGMRRDDVLLMEMEGFAALIHLLNQYGR, encoded by the coding sequence ATGGCTCAGTTGACCGTGGATATCGGGGGGCGCCCGGGTGTCGATTGCCGGGGTTTCTGTGAGTACTGTTATTTCAAGCATGTCGGCGACGTCGCTCCCTTTGGCTGCCAGTATTGCCCACCTTTCAAGGTGGGCTGCGATTACTGCACCCGCGGAGTGAAGGAGCAGTACAGCGGGTTCAAGTCTCTATCCACGGTTGCGGACGATATCCTTGCTAACCTCCAGATGCTCACCGACGACATCAGCCGCGTCACCATCAGCGGCGGCGGCGATCCGAGTTGTTATCCGGCCTTCACCGACCTTGTCGAACTCCTCGGGAGCATGGAGGCGCCCCTCCATATCGGTTATACCAGCGGGAAGGGTTTTGACGACCCTGGTGTCGCCGATGTGCTCATCGAGAATGGTCTCACCGAGGTCTCGTATACCATCTTCTCCGCGGACCCGGCCCTTCGACGGAGGTACATGCACGACCCCACCCCCGAGGTCTCGCTTGAGGTGATGCGTCGGCTCTGCGAGGAGATCGATGTCTATGCGGCCGCTGTAGTGATCCCCGGTATCAACGACGGCAAAAAACTCGAAGAGACCTGCTCATGGTTGGAGGACGCGGGGGCGAAGGGGCTGATCCTGATGCGGTTTGCAAACACCACCGAACAGGGGTTGATCCTCGGGAACGCACCCGTCATCGAGGGGCAGCGGGTCGATACGGTGGAGGCATTCAGGGACCAGGTCACCGCCCTTGCCGGAGCCCACGCTCTCAAGATCAGCGGCACGCCCCTCTGGGATCCCGAGATCGGATCCCCCTTTGCCATCCTCAAAGAGCCCGACCTTCTGGCCAAACTCCCCAGGGTCAGGCGGCGGGCGACGGTGGTCAGCGGCAGTGTCGCCACGCCGTATGTCCAGCAGGTGCTCGACGCCTGCGGCGGGGGGTGCCGGGTGGTGGCCACGCCTCAGGAGATCGCGTGCCTCATCACCCGCGACGACCTTGCGGCCCTCGACCTCGCCTCCCTCGAAGAGGCAGTGGTGATCCCGGGCCGGGCCTTTGTCCATGACCGGGAGGCCACGAAGGTGCTCTCCCGCGACGGCGTCGCCCGCACGGTCGTCCGCGGTCCGGAGATGCTCACCGCAGACGCCGAGACCTCGATGGGGATGCGCCGGGACGATGTCCTGCTGATGGAGATGGAGGGCTTTGCCGCGCTGATCCACCTGCTCAATCAGTATGGGAGATAG
- a CDS encoding DUF5591 domain-containing protein — MQSSTAGTDDKTRSFSSQTPTRGASNAPIPPAIATGTPPFFKPEFEEAYQYILRHYQVPEREVAVFLPCSVHKPYSTSPSHRLFDRVISSNLPEERVHRVVFGTCGVVPRELELMYPYASYRYMLGRSPDPAVHRSFLRIETVRLEGYLRKTEGTYRHRVAYCLGEFREAMRAASARTGIPVTLVPSDETIAACRDPAARFPDGSLSREEYLEEFAAVLRGL; from the coding sequence GTGCAAAGCAGTACGGCCGGAACCGATGACAAAACCCGTTCATTCTCTTCACAAACCCCCACTCGGGGCGCGTCTAACGCTCCAATACCCCCGGCGATCGCCACCGGCACTCCCCCGTTCTTCAAGCCCGAGTTCGAGGAAGCCTACCAGTATATCCTCAGGCACTATCAGGTTCCCGAGCGGGAGGTGGCAGTCTTTCTCCCCTGTTCGGTCCACAAACCGTACAGCACCAGCCCCAGCCACCGGCTCTTCGACCGGGTGATTTCTTCGAACCTGCCTGAGGAGCGGGTCCATCGGGTGGTCTTTGGGACCTGCGGGGTGGTGCCGCGAGAACTCGAACTGATGTACCCCTATGCCTCGTACCGGTACATGCTCGGCCGCTCTCCCGACCCGGCGGTCCATCGATCGTTTCTGCGGATCGAGACCGTCCGTCTGGAGGGATATCTCAGAAAGACGGAAGGGACGTACCGGCACCGCGTGGCCTATTGCCTTGGTGAGTTCAGGGAGGCTATGCGGGCGGCGTCGGCCCGCACCGGCATCCCGGTCACCCTCGTGCCGTCCGACGAGACCATCGCTGCGTGCAGAGATCCGGCGGCACGGTTCCCTGACGGGAGCCTCAGCAGGGAGGAGTACCTGGAGGAGTTTGCGGCGGTGCTCAGGGGACTGTGA
- a CDS encoding AMP-binding protein — translation MENYEETYAGFKIDVPEYFNFGYDVVDAWAKKDRNRLAMIWVDQSGKERKFTFRDIANLSNQAANILLKYDICKGDRVLILLPRVPEWWIFVTALIKLGAVYCPCPTLLTPKDLKYRVNAGKFKMVITNMEHSWKVEEICNECPTLKYRFLVDGEQEGWASFPYELMYPAPVLHHTVSLPVKKKTRATDPMLIYFTSGTTGEPKMVLHNEAHPLGHIITAKYWQDLTEHDVHFTFSDTGWAKCGWGKIFGQWICGAAVFVHDIHGRFSATEILPLLEKYEVSTFCAPPTVYRMLILADLKKYDLRELRHCTSAGEPLNPEVIRIWQEGTGITIREGYGQSETVCAIATFPCMEPKLGSMGRPSPGWHIELHDEEGNVLGAYKEGRIAISLNPRPAGLIVEYLNNPEANAESFQNGFYYTGDRAYFDDDGYFWFVGRDDDVIKSSGYRIGPFEVESALIEHPAVQECAVVGSPDLIRGMIVKAFVVLNKGFESSDTLVKELQRHVKKTTAPYKYPRAIEFVDDLPKTISGKIRRKELKMIEMERYENSHVRDQDD, via the coding sequence ATGGAAAACTACGAAGAGACCTATGCGGGTTTCAAGATCGACGTCCCCGAATACTTCAACTTCGGGTATGACGTCGTAGACGCATGGGCCAAAAAGGACCGAAACCGCCTTGCCATGATCTGGGTTGACCAGAGTGGTAAAGAGAGGAAATTCACCTTCAGGGACATTGCAAACCTCTCGAACCAGGCGGCAAATATCCTGCTCAAGTACGACATCTGCAAGGGCGACCGGGTACTCATTCTTCTTCCAAGAGTACCCGAATGGTGGATCTTCGTCACCGCCCTCATCAAACTCGGTGCCGTATACTGTCCGTGCCCCACGCTCCTCACCCCCAAAGACCTGAAGTACCGGGTGAACGCGGGCAAGTTCAAGATGGTCATCACCAACATGGAGCACTCCTGGAAGGTCGAGGAGATCTGCAACGAGTGCCCCACGCTCAAGTACCGTTTCCTGGTGGACGGCGAGCAGGAAGGATGGGCGAGTTTCCCGTACGAACTGATGTACCCTGCGCCGGTCCTCCACCACACCGTCTCGCTGCCGGTGAAGAAGAAGACGAGAGCGACCGACCCGATGCTCATCTACTTCACCTCAGGGACGACCGGCGAGCCGAAGATGGTCCTCCACAACGAGGCGCACCCGCTGGGCCACATCATCACTGCGAAGTATTGGCAGGATCTCACCGAGCACGATGTCCACTTCACCTTCTCAGACACCGGATGGGCAAAGTGCGGTTGGGGCAAGATCTTCGGGCAGTGGATCTGCGGTGCGGCGGTCTTTGTCCATGACATCCATGGCAGGTTCTCCGCGACCGAGATCCTCCCGCTCCTTGAGAAGTACGAGGTCAGCACCTTCTGCGCCCCGCCGACGGTGTACCGGATGCTCATCCTCGCAGACCTGAAGAAGTACGACCTGCGCGAGCTGCGCCACTGCACCAGCGCGGGCGAGCCCCTCAACCCCGAGGTGATCCGGATCTGGCAGGAAGGGACCGGGATCACCATCAGGGAGGGCTACGGGCAGAGCGAGACAGTCTGTGCCATCGCCACCTTCCCATGCATGGAGCCAAAGCTCGGTTCGATGGGGCGCCCTTCGCCAGGCTGGCATATCGAGCTCCATGACGAGGAGGGCAATGTCCTTGGCGCCTACAAGGAAGGGCGGATCGCCATCTCGCTCAATCCACGGCCCGCCGGGTTGATCGTGGAGTACCTCAACAACCCTGAGGCCAATGCCGAATCCTTCCAGAACGGCTTCTATTACACCGGTGACCGGGCCTACTTTGACGATGACGGCTACTTCTGGTTTGTCGGCCGTGACGACGACGTGATCAAGAGTTCGGGCTACCGGATCGGACCTTTCGAGGTCGAATCGGCCCTCATCGAGCACCCGGCGGTCCAGGAATGTGCCGTTGTCGGGTCGCCCGATCTCATCCGCGGGATGATCGTCAAGGCCTTCGTTGTCCTCAACAAAGGGTTCGAGTCATCCGATACCCTGGTCAAGGAACTGCAGCGGCATGTCAAGAAGACGACCGCCCCGTACAAATACCCGCGGGCCATCGAGTTCGTCGACGACCTCCCCAAGACCATCTCAGGCAAGATCAGGCGCAAAGAACTGAAGATGATCGAGATGGAACGCTACGAGAACAGCCACGTCAGGGACCAGGACGACTGA